Proteins encoded together in one Caballeronia sp. NK8 window:
- a CDS encoding cupin domain-containing protein has product MQRERIDSSALIERLGLEPHPEGGFFRETYRASGRVTRENGGESRSASTAIYFLLCDGAHSAWHRIRSDEVWHFYAGDPIDVHVLDENGTLVTHRLGNALEHAGAVFQAVVEAGDWFAAECHDADGAALVGCTVAPGFEFSEFELAAPGALETRYPKHRELIARLGSNP; this is encoded by the coding sequence ATGCAACGCGAACGTATCGATAGCAGTGCATTGATCGAGCGCCTCGGGCTCGAACCGCATCCTGAAGGTGGATTCTTTCGTGAGACGTATCGCGCGAGTGGCCGTGTCACACGCGAAAACGGCGGCGAATCCCGTTCGGCGTCGACCGCGATTTATTTCCTGCTATGCGATGGCGCGCATTCGGCATGGCATCGCATTCGCTCCGACGAGGTCTGGCATTTCTATGCGGGCGATCCTATCGATGTGCATGTGCTCGATGAGAACGGCACGCTCGTCACGCATCGTCTGGGGAACGCGCTCGAGCATGCGGGTGCCGTGTTTCAGGCCGTCGTCGAGGCAGGCGACTGGTTTGCCGCCGAGTGTCACGATGCGGATGGCGCGGCGCTGGTCGGCTGCACCGTCGCGCCGGGCTTCGAATTCAGCGAGTTCGAACTTGCCGCGCCGGGCGCGCTCGAAACGCGCTATCCGAAGCATCGCGAGCTGATCGCGCGGCTAGGCTCGAATCCGTGA
- a CDS encoding N-acetyltransferase: MSADVTLAVTDWIDASFERDVAGGLAAFNRAQLGPSHQRDLAVSLYRDDDFLGGLAGYTAWDWLFVKWLWIREDARGLGLGERALQAAEIEAKKRGCRAAWLDTVNPAAHALYARCGYETFGELADFHGGQPRYFMQKRF, from the coding sequence ATGAGCGCGGACGTCACGCTGGCGGTCACCGACTGGATCGACGCGAGTTTCGAGCGCGACGTCGCGGGCGGGCTCGCCGCGTTCAACCGCGCGCAACTCGGCCCGAGCCATCAGCGCGATCTGGCGGTGTCGCTCTATCGCGATGACGATTTTCTCGGCGGCCTCGCGGGCTATACCGCGTGGGACTGGCTCTTCGTGAAATGGCTGTGGATACGCGAGGATGCGCGCGGCCTCGGACTCGGCGAGCGCGCCCTGCAAGCCGCGGAAATCGAAGCGAAGAAGCGAGGCTGCCGCGCGGCCTGGCTCGATACGGTCAATCCCGCAGCGCACGCGCTTTACGCGCGCTGCGGGTATGAGACCTTCGGCGAACTCGCCGATTTCCACGGCGGCCAGCCACGCTATTTCATGCAAAAGCGGTTCTAG
- a CDS encoding IclR family transcriptional regulator encodes MSVVRRGIQSIEVGGALLRALVDHGGPMLLGDLAKKAGMPSAKAHPYLVSYGNLGLIQQDAATGRYELGPFALQMGLISLQRVDPVRLAIAEVANMTPRVEHTVALASAGSYGPTIVHIQQASVPIHVTMRTGTVMSLLQTATGRAFAAYLPPMTVDALVAIERAGALQIGAQRRDYTRGQIDAMLAEVREHGIARAIDEPVAGISAMSAPVFDHSRNIVLAITAIGPSGSFDGAWSGDIARALRDCAGRVSKMLGFVVV; translated from the coding sequence ATGAGCGTAGTGCGTCGCGGGATTCAATCGATCGAAGTGGGTGGGGCGCTGTTGCGCGCGCTGGTGGATCATGGCGGCCCGATGCTGCTCGGCGATCTCGCGAAGAAGGCGGGCATGCCTTCGGCGAAGGCGCATCCTTATCTCGTGTCGTACGGCAACCTCGGCCTGATTCAGCAGGACGCTGCGACGGGGCGTTACGAGCTCGGGCCGTTTGCCTTGCAGATGGGTCTGATCAGCCTGCAACGCGTCGATCCAGTGCGTCTTGCGATTGCGGAAGTGGCGAACATGACGCCACGCGTCGAGCATACGGTTGCGCTCGCGAGCGCGGGCAGTTATGGACCGACCATCGTGCATATCCAGCAGGCCAGCGTGCCCATTCACGTGACGATGCGTACGGGCACGGTGATGTCGCTGTTGCAGACCGCGACGGGCCGCGCGTTCGCCGCGTATCTGCCGCCGATGACGGTCGATGCGCTCGTCGCGATCGAGCGCGCGGGCGCGTTGCAGATCGGCGCGCAACGCCGCGATTACACGCGTGGGCAGATCGACGCAATGCTTGCCGAAGTGCGCGAGCATGGCATCGCGAGGGCGATCGACGAACCCGTCGCGGGGATTAGCGCGATGAGCGCGCCGGTGTTCGATCACTCGCGCAATATCGTGCTTGCGATCACGGCGATTGGACCGAGTGGTTCGTTTGATGGGGCATGGAGTGGTGATATCGCGAGGGCATTGCGCGATTGCGCGGGACGGGTGTCGAAGATGCTCGGGTTTGTTGTTGTTTGA
- a CDS encoding GlxA family transcriptional regulator, producing MQTDAPRIIDVLAFPDVQLLDVAGPLQVFASANDLATAAGLPRPYRPRVVARGGTANASAGLGLVGEALPDAADACDTLIVAGGWGVHAAVRDRELVDWVRAHSAHARRTASVCTGAFLLAAAGLLNERRAVTHWTRCAELATRFPAVHVEPDPIFIRDGDVWTSAGVTAGIDLSLALVEEDLGRTLALDVARHLVVFLKRPGGQAQFSAALSLQKSGERFGELHAWIAENLAADLSVGVLAARVGMSERSFVRHYRAQTGTTPARSIERMRLEAARRLLGDTALPVKRVAARCGFGTEETMRRGFLRSLGVSPQAYRERFTGHDHAGAAHPA from the coding sequence ATGCAAACCGACGCCCCACGCATCATCGACGTGCTCGCCTTCCCCGACGTCCAGTTGCTCGACGTCGCCGGCCCCTTGCAGGTGTTCGCGTCCGCGAACGATCTGGCGACGGCGGCGGGCTTGCCGCGGCCGTATCGTCCGCGCGTCGTGGCGCGGGGCGGCACGGCGAACGCTTCGGCGGGGCTGGGGCTCGTCGGCGAGGCCTTGCCGGATGCGGCCGACGCCTGCGACACACTGATCGTCGCCGGCGGCTGGGGCGTGCACGCAGCGGTGCGTGACCGCGAACTGGTCGACTGGGTGCGCGCGCATTCCGCGCATGCGCGGCGCACCGCGTCGGTCTGCACCGGCGCGTTCCTGCTCGCAGCCGCGGGCCTGCTGAACGAGCGCCGCGCCGTCACGCACTGGACGCGCTGCGCCGAACTCGCCACGCGCTTTCCGGCGGTCCATGTCGAGCCCGATCCGATCTTCATCCGCGATGGCGACGTGTGGACCTCGGCGGGCGTCACCGCGGGCATCGACCTGTCTCTCGCGCTCGTCGAAGAAGATCTCGGGCGCACGCTCGCGCTCGATGTCGCGCGCCATCTCGTCGTGTTTCTGAAGCGCCCCGGCGGGCAGGCGCAGTTCAGCGCGGCGCTGTCGCTGCAGAAATCGGGCGAGCGGTTCGGCGAGTTGCACGCGTGGATCGCGGAGAATCTCGCGGCGGATCTGTCGGTCGGCGTGCTGGCCGCGCGCGTCGGCATGAGCGAGCGCAGTTTCGTGCGCCATTACCGCGCGCAGACCGGCACGACGCCCGCGCGTTCGATCGAGCGCATGCGGCTCGAAGCAGCGCGGCGACTGCTCGGCGATACAGCGTTGCCGGTGAAGCGCGTCGCGGCCCGCTGCGGCTTCGGCACCGAGGAAACGATGCGGCGCGGCTTTCTGCGCTCGCTCGGCGTATCGCCGCAGGCGTATCGCGAGAGATTTACCGGACACGACCACGCCGGCGCCGCGCATCCGGCATGA
- a CDS encoding DJ-1/PfpI family protein, protein MTLHIGLLVFPRVQQLDMTGPYDAFAQMPDTQVHLVWKTREPVKSSAGMILTPDADYADCPALDVLCVPGGSGVGDLMEDEETLAFIRAQAAGARYVTSVCTGSLVLGAAGLLRGKRATTHWAFHGLLAELGAIPVHERVVRDGNLFTGGGITAGIDFALTLVAELVGEHEAQAIQLQMEYAPAPPFDAGDPARAPAAVVSDVRERSAPSLAARGAITARVAERLKLNA, encoded by the coding sequence ATGACCTTACACATCGGCCTGCTGGTGTTCCCGCGCGTGCAGCAACTCGACATGACCGGCCCCTACGACGCGTTTGCGCAGATGCCCGACACCCAGGTGCATCTCGTCTGGAAGACGCGCGAACCGGTCAAATCGAGCGCCGGCATGATCCTGACGCCCGATGCGGACTACGCCGATTGCCCCGCGCTCGACGTGCTGTGCGTGCCGGGCGGCTCGGGCGTCGGCGATCTGATGGAGGACGAGGAGACGCTCGCGTTCATCCGCGCGCAGGCGGCGGGCGCACGCTATGTGACGTCGGTTTGCACGGGTTCGCTCGTGCTCGGCGCGGCGGGCCTGCTGCGCGGCAAGCGCGCGACGACGCACTGGGCGTTTCACGGGCTGCTCGCGGAACTGGGCGCGATTCCGGTGCATGAGCGCGTCGTGCGGGACGGCAATCTGTTCACGGGCGGCGGCATCACGGCGGGGATCGACTTCGCGTTGACGCTCGTGGCGGAACTCGTCGGCGAACACGAGGCGCAGGCGATTCAACTGCAAATGGAATACGCGCCCGCGCCGCCGTTCGACGCGGGCGATCCGGCGCGCGCGCCGGCGGCGGTCGTCAGCGACGTGCGTGAACGTTCCGCGCCGTCACTTGCGGCGCGCGGCGCGATTACGGCGCGCGTCGCGGAACGGCTGAAACTGAATGCGTAA
- a CDS encoding ABC transporter substrate-binding protein has product MTLSASLRNALAPTGTLRASLNLGNPVLVNRTDSGKPGGVSVDLARELASRLGVPVAFTEFDRAAESVETVTNEGADVGFFAIDPLRGAGIAFSAPYVLIEGCYLVRDASPLARNEDVDREGNRILVGKGSAYDLFLTREIRRAQIVRTALSQTVVDDFLRDDLEVAAGVRQQLEADASRTPGLRLLDGRFMVIEQAMGLSKRRGDEAANYLREFVEDAKRSGFVADALARHGIQGASVAPAAQA; this is encoded by the coding sequence ATGACTCTTTCCGCTTCCTTGCGTAATGCCCTCGCACCCACCGGCACGCTGCGCGCCTCGCTCAACCTCGGCAACCCGGTCCTCGTGAATCGCACCGACAGCGGCAAGCCGGGCGGCGTATCGGTCGATCTCGCGCGCGAGCTTGCGTCGCGGCTCGGCGTGCCGGTCGCCTTCACGGAATTCGATCGCGCCGCGGAGTCGGTCGAAACCGTCACGAACGAAGGCGCCGACGTCGGCTTCTTCGCGATCGATCCGCTGCGCGGCGCGGGCATCGCGTTCAGCGCGCCGTATGTGCTGATCGAAGGCTGCTATCTCGTGCGCGATGCCTCGCCGCTTGCGCGCAACGAAGACGTCGATCGCGAAGGCAACCGCATTCTGGTCGGCAAGGGCAGCGCGTACGACCTCTTTCTGACGCGCGAAATCAGGCGCGCGCAGATCGTACGCACGGCGTTGTCGCAGACCGTCGTCGATGACTTTCTGCGCGATGACCTCGAAGTCGCGGCCGGCGTCAGGCAGCAACTCGAAGCCGATGCGTCGCGCACGCCCGGCCTGCGCCTGCTCGACGGAAGATTCATGGTGATCGAGCAGGCGATGGGTCTGTCGAAACGACGCGGCGACGAGGCCGCGAATTATCTGCGCGAGTTCGTGGAGGATGCGAAGCGCTCGGGCTTCGTCGCGGATGCGCTCGCGCGGCACGGCATCCAGGGCGCATCGGTCGCGCCTGCGGCGCAGGCCTGA